The proteins below are encoded in one region of Spirochaetota bacterium:
- a CDS encoding DUF4097 domain-containing protein: MKKEIKYLLIIGLIFIFILILCSYLLTIKRKNVDKDFKSANFKFNNYINNITEELIEKKLKYKYFEEKFSEFNNLEELKNIDIELININLKFKKSDTSTIRVETRLTYHSKSEEDLKKYIDEYNKDIKIEKDSFVINFSPKNKFYGPDIFKNINIIITGDITVFVPLNLKLEKFIIDIVSGDIDFKEVNIMTKCEIKGISGNISIEKSEFDKLNVNLVSGDFEIENSNMNYLFVNSVSGNFYADLLVSNIQKFQIKTISGNIELDVNNNFDQIYLETVSGDIKLNIKGSSFNDFYLKANTLSGEININDKNYSQKKGEIILNENIKDKKVIINSISGDININSFN; the protein is encoded by the coding sequence ATGAAAAAAGAAATTAAGTATTTATTAATTATTGGCTTAATATTTATTTTTATTTTAATTTTATGTTCATATTTATTGACAATAAAAAGAAAAAATGTAGATAAAGATTTTAAAAGTGCAAATTTTAAATTTAATAATTATATAAATAATATAACAGAAGAACTTATAGAAAAAAAATTAAAATATAAATATTTTGAAGAGAAATTTTCGGAGTTTAATAATTTAGAAGAGTTAAAAAATATAGATATAGAATTAATAAATATTAACTTAAAATTTAAAAAAAGTGATACTTCAACTATAAGAGTTGAAACAAGGCTTACTTATCATTCTAAATCTGAAGAAGATCTGAAAAAATATATAGATGAATATAACAAAGATATAAAAATAGAAAAGGATAGCTTTGTTATCAATTTTAGCCCTAAGAATAAATTTTATGGACCTGATATATTTAAAAATATAAATATTATAATAACTGGAGATATTACAGTATTTGTTCCTTTAAATTTAAAGTTAGAGAAATTTATTATTGATATAGTTTCTGGAGATATTGATTTTAAAGAAGTAAATATTATGACAAAATGTGAAATTAAAGGGATTTCTGGAAATATTTCAATAGAAAAATCTGAATTTGATAAATTAAATGTAAATCTAGTTTCAGGAGATTTTGAAATAGAAAATTCAAATATGAATTATTTATTTGTAAATAGTGTTTCTGGAAATTTTTATGCTGATCTTCTAGTTTCAAATATACAAAAATTTCAGATTAAAACTATTTCAGGCAATATTGAATTAGATGTTAATAATAATTTTGATCAAATATATCTTGAAACTGTTTCAGGAGATATTAAATTAAATATTAAAGGTTCTTCTTTTAATGATTTCTATTTAAAAGCTAATACTCTTTCGGGTGAAATTAATATAAATGATAAAAATTATAGTCAGAAAAAAGGAGAAATTATACTAAATGAAAATATCAAAGATAAGAAAGTGATAATAAATAGTATATCAGGTGATATAAATATTAATTCTTTTAATTAA
- a CDS encoding GntR family transcriptional regulator, which produces MNLMDKIPIYSKIYENILENILSGQWKENDKIPSIRDLALLAEVNPNTVMKSVSKLIDMEILENKRGIGIFVKEGAYEKVLNIKRREFFDVLLPMVIKRAKILNIDIVSEIKKYL; this is translated from the coding sequence ATGAACTTGATGGATAAGATTCCTATATATAGCAAAATTTATGAAAATATACTTGAAAATATATTATCTGGGCAATGGAAAGAGAATGATAAAATCCCTTCTATTCGAGATCTTGCACTTTTGGCAGAAGTAAACCCAAATACAGTAATGAAAAGTGTAAGCAAGTTAATAGATATGGAAATATTAGAAAATAAAAGAGGAATTGGTATTTTTGTTAAAGAAGGTGCTTATGAAAAGGTTTTAAATATAAAAAGAAGGGAATTTTTTGATGTACTATTGCCTATGGTTATTAAGAGAGCAAAAATATTAAATATTGATATTGTTTCTGAAATAAAAAAATATTTGTAA